From Deltaproteobacteria bacterium, a single genomic window includes:
- a CDS encoding Gfo/Idh/MocA family oxidoreductase, which produces MSAPSAVVIGAGNRGRLVYAHWAHRHPDRLRVVAVAEPDEHSREAVATGHGIPPERCFRDWEECLGSPRLADIAIIATSDTLHAEPALAAFARGYDVLLEKPIAPTPAECVRVVEAAERAGRLLQIGHVLRYTPFYEKVHEIVASGVLGELLHLDLKEHVAAWHMTHSFVRGRFRNRAIAAPILLAKACHDLDLIAWLAGRPARRVASFGALSHYRPEQAPPGAPERCTDDCPARERCPHDAVRFYVDPDDALARHWPWVDVSADPSRAARRRALEGGRYGRCVYRCDNDVLDHQVVALEFAGGLTASFALHGLAAREQRTIRVTGTRGELRGLLDGGVIEVSHPGVIGVEHHEVGGGVLGHFGGDEGLMAHFSALVAGGRRDAVRASGRSALGSHLIGFAAERARETGAVVDVEAFRAEAYADAGCAAPGPLGHEAGCAAPGPLGHDAGCAASGPRGREAEPPGS; this is translated from the coding sequence TTGAGCGCTCCCAGCGCCGTCGTGATCGGTGCCGGCAACCGCGGCCGCCTCGTCTACGCACACTGGGCGCACCGGCACCCCGATCGGCTCCGCGTGGTCGCCGTCGCCGAGCCCGACGAGCACAGCCGCGAGGCCGTCGCGACCGGGCACGGGATTCCTCCCGAGCGGTGCTTCCGCGACTGGGAGGAATGCCTCGGGTCGCCGCGCCTCGCGGACATCGCGATCATCGCCACCAGCGACACGCTGCACGCCGAGCCGGCCCTGGCGGCGTTCGCGCGCGGCTACGACGTGCTGCTCGAGAAGCCGATCGCGCCGACCCCGGCCGAGTGCGTGCGGGTGGTGGAGGCCGCCGAGCGCGCGGGGCGGCTGCTCCAGATCGGCCACGTGCTCCGCTACACGCCCTTCTACGAGAAGGTCCACGAGATCGTCGCCTCGGGCGTGCTCGGCGAGCTGCTGCACCTCGACCTGAAGGAGCACGTGGCGGCTTGGCACATGACCCACTCCTTCGTGCGCGGCCGCTTCCGCAACCGCGCCATCGCGGCGCCGATCCTGCTCGCCAAGGCCTGCCACGACCTCGATCTGATCGCGTGGCTCGCCGGCCGGCCGGCGCGGCGCGTCGCCTCGTTCGGGGCACTTTCCCACTACCGGCCCGAGCAGGCGCCGCCGGGCGCGCCCGAGCGCTGCACCGACGATTGCCCGGCCAGGGAGCGCTGCCCCCACGACGCCGTGCGCTTCTACGTCGACCCCGACGACGCGCTGGCGCGGCACTGGCCGTGGGTCGACGTGTCCGCGGATCCGAGCCGCGCGGCGCGCCGCCGCGCCCTCGAAGGGGGCCGCTACGGCCGCTGCGTGTACCGCTGCGACAACGACGTGCTCGACCATCAGGTCGTGGCGCTCGAGTTCGCAGGTGGCCTCACCGCGAGCTTCGCCCTGCACGGCCTCGCCGCCCGGGAGCAGCGCACGATCCGGGTGACCGGCACCCGCGGCGAGCTGCGCGGCCTGCTCGACGGCGGCGTGATCGAGGTTTCGCACCCGGGCGTGATCGGCGTCGAGCACCACGAGGTGGGCGGAGGCGTGCTCGGCCACTTCGGCGGCGACGAGGGGCTGATGGCGCACTTCAGCGCGCTGGTCGCCGGCGGCCGCCGCGACGCGGTGCGCGCGTCGGGCCGCTCCGCGCTCGGGAGCCACCTGATCGGCTTCGCGGCCGAGCGCGCGCGGGAGACGGGCGCGGTCGTGGACGTCGAGGCGTTCCGAGCCGAGGCGTATGCGGACGCAGGGTGCGCAGCACCTGGCCCTCTGGGTCATGAGGCAGGGTGCGCAGCACCTGGCCCTCTGGGTCATGACGCAGGGTGCGCAGCATCTGGCCCGCGGGGTCGCGAGGCGGAGCCGCCGGGCTCGTGA
- the gloA gene encoding lactoylglutathione lyase, translated as MRLLHTMLRVRDLDRALRFYCDGLGMELLRRKDYPGGRFTLAFVGYGPESETAVLELTYNWPAQERSAAQEGGARDYELGTAFGHVAIGVPDIHATCEALRARGVRVTREPGPMRHGTTVIAFVEDPDGYKVELIEERT; from the coding sequence ATGCGGCTGCTGCACACGATGCTCCGGGTCCGGGACCTCGACCGCGCGCTGCGCTTCTACTGCGACGGCCTCGGCATGGAGCTGCTGCGCCGCAAGGACTACCCGGGCGGCCGCTTCACCCTCGCCTTCGTCGGCTACGGCCCCGAGTCCGAGACCGCCGTCCTCGAGCTCACCTACAACTGGCCTGCGCAAGAGCGCTCCGCGGCGCAGGAGGGGGGCGCCCGCGACTACGAGCTCGGCACCGCCTTCGGCCACGTCGCGATCGGGGTTCCCGACATCCACGCCACCTGCGAGGCGCTGCGCGCGCGCGGTGTGCGGGTCACCCGCGAGCCGGGCCCGATGCGGCACGGGACCACGGTGATCGCCTTCGTCGAGGATCCCGACGGCTACAAGGTCGAGCTGATCGAGGAGCGGACGTGA
- the metF gene encoding methylenetetrahydrofolate reductase [NAD(P)H], which translates to MRISELYRRGGPVVSFEFFPPKTEAGYDSLYRTIADLKRLGPGFVSVTWGAGGSTRRRTAELVVQIQRELGLTAMAHMTCVGSPAEELAETLDALAREGIENLLALRGDPPRDQPDFRPVPGGFAYADELLRFVRSRWGFCLGGACYPETHPEAASPEADLANLVRKVHAGAEFLITQLFFDPADYFAFVARARAAGIEVPIVPGIMPVISAHNARRMASLNGAAIPPALEARLAAAGEDEAATLEVGVAWATEQCRTLLEHGVPGLHFYTLNRSPAARRVYENLFGR; encoded by the coding sequence GTGCGCATCTCGGAGCTCTACCGCCGCGGCGGCCCGGTCGTCTCCTTCGAGTTCTTCCCGCCGAAGACCGAGGCGGGCTACGACTCGCTCTACCGCACGATCGCGGACCTGAAGCGGCTCGGGCCGGGCTTCGTGTCGGTGACCTGGGGCGCGGGCGGCTCGACGCGGCGGCGCACCGCGGAGCTCGTGGTGCAGATCCAGCGCGAGCTCGGGCTCACGGCGATGGCGCACATGACCTGCGTCGGCTCGCCGGCGGAGGAGCTCGCCGAGACCCTCGACGCGCTGGCGCGCGAGGGCATCGAGAACCTGCTCGCGCTGCGCGGCGACCCCCCGCGCGACCAGCCCGATTTCCGCCCCGTCCCGGGCGGCTTCGCCTACGCCGACGAGCTCCTGCGCTTCGTCCGCTCGCGCTGGGGCTTCTGCCTGGGCGGCGCCTGCTACCCGGAGACGCATCCCGAGGCCGCGAGCCCCGAGGCCGATCTCGCGAACCTGGTCCGCAAGGTCCACGCGGGCGCCGAGTTCCTGATCACGCAGCTCTTCTTCGACCCCGCCGACTACTTCGCCTTCGTCGCGCGCGCCCGCGCCGCCGGCATCGAGGTGCCGATCGTGCCCGGCATCATGCCGGTGATCTCGGCACACAACGCCCGGCGCATGGCGAGCCTGAACGGCGCTGCGATCCCGCCGGCGCTCGAGGCACGCCTCGCCGCCGCCGGCGAGGACGAGGCCGCCACGCTCGAGGTCGGGGTTGCATGGGCGACCGAGCAATGCCGGACCCTGCTCGAACACGGCGTGCCGGGCCTGCACTTCTACACGCTCAACCGCTCGCCGGCGGCGCGCCGCGTGTACGAGAACCTGTTCGGCCGATGA
- the purN gene encoding phosphoribosylglycinamide formyltransferase yields the protein MKPLRIAVLLSGEGTSLESLCERIDAGEVPARVVVVIASKEDAGGLRRAARRGIPARALPRKSFPDARAFDDAIHAELARHEVDLVALLGFLSIFELRGRFEGRCINVHPALIPAFCGRGMYGHRVHEAVLAAGVKLSGATVHFADDHYDSGPILLQEAVPVLEDDTPDTLAARVQAVERRLVPEAIRLIAAGRVTIEGRRTRIAPA from the coding sequence ATGAAGCCGCTGCGAATCGCCGTGCTGCTCTCCGGGGAGGGCACGAGCCTCGAGAGCCTCTGCGAGCGTATCGACGCCGGCGAGGTACCGGCCCGGGTGGTGGTCGTGATCGCGTCGAAGGAGGACGCCGGCGGGCTGCGCCGGGCGGCGCGGCGCGGGATCCCGGCGCGCGCGCTGCCGCGCAAGTCGTTTCCGGACGCGCGCGCCTTCGACGACGCGATCCACGCCGAGCTCGCGCGCCACGAGGTGGACCTCGTGGCCCTGCTCGGCTTCCTCTCGATCTTCGAGCTGCGCGGCCGCTTCGAGGGCCGCTGCATCAACGTCCATCCCGCGCTGATCCCCGCCTTCTGCGGCCGTGGCATGTACGGCCACCGCGTCCACGAGGCGGTGCTCGCCGCCGGCGTGAAGCTCTCCGGCGCCACCGTCCACTTCGCCGACGACCACTACGACAGCGGCCCGATCCTGCTCCAGGAGGCCGTGCCCGTGCTCGAGGACGACACCCCCGACACGCTGGCGGCGCGCGTCCAGGCGGTCGAGCGCCGCCTCGTGCCCGAGGCGATCCGCCTGATCGCGGCGGGCCGGGTCACGATCGAAGGCCGGCGCACCCGCATCGCGCCCGCGTAG
- a CDS encoding protein phosphatase 2C domain-containing protein, whose amino-acid sequence MRAVLLRGREYPALDAVGETGAEGVAAAITRGGAVKPYPHTDPNEDAALVAGGTRGALVAVADGHWGFRGAEAALEALLAAAGAWLDGPPLGTDGWYQAALHALVLANDAVLAEQREKARARTTLSFALARPEEDLLVHAALGDSHLFVVDAIVAAEIPRARKPTFLGAGPLRASVAEKHARIGVRALDRPLAIVAATDGLSERAIGVADPAGAVFAAVAAAAPQPPARRAAAAARGVVDAALAAHRAHAAGDNVAVACAWLGTGPAIRRFSPDPS is encoded by the coding sequence ATGAGGGCGGTGCTGCTGCGCGGGCGCGAGTACCCCGCGCTCGACGCGGTCGGCGAGACCGGCGCGGAGGGGGTGGCAGCCGCGATCACCCGCGGCGGCGCCGTCAAGCCCTACCCCCACACCGACCCGAACGAGGACGCTGCCCTGGTGGCCGGGGGCACGCGCGGGGCGCTGGTGGCGGTGGCCGACGGGCACTGGGGGTTCCGCGGCGCGGAGGCTGCGCTCGAGGCGCTGCTCGCGGCGGCGGGCGCGTGGCTCGACGGCCCGCCGCTCGGCACCGACGGCTGGTACCAGGCGGCGCTGCACGCGCTGGTGCTGGCCAACGACGCCGTCCTGGCCGAGCAGCGCGAGAAGGCCCGTGCGCGCACGACGCTGTCCTTCGCGCTCGCACGTCCGGAGGAGGACCTGCTCGTGCACGCGGCGCTCGGCGACAGCCACCTCTTCGTGGTCGACGCGATCGTCGCGGCGGAGATCCCGCGCGCGCGCAAGCCGACCTTCCTCGGCGCGGGGCCGCTGCGCGCCTCGGTGGCGGAGAAGCACGCGCGGATCGGGGTCCGGGCACTCGACCGCCCGCTCGCGATCGTCGCGGCGACCGACGGCCTCTCCGAGCGCGCCATCGGCGTCGCCGACCCGGCCGGCGCCGTCTTCGCCGCCGTGGCCGCCGCCGCTCCGCAGCCGCCCGCCCGCCGCGCCGCCGCCGCCGCCCGCGGCGTCGTCGACGCCGCCCTCGCCGCCCACCGCGCCCACGCCGCCGGCGACAACGTCGCCGTCGCCTGCGCCTGGCTGGGGACAGGCCCGGCGATCCGGCGATTCTCGCCGGATCCCTCCTAG
- a CDS encoding carbohydrate kinase family protein, whose protein sequence is MSILITGSLAIDRIMVFQDRFKNHILPEKLHILSISFHVPTLDEFQGGCAGNIAHGVKLLGGDPLIVAAAGRDFGPYAQSLDARGIRRDGIAVFEDAYTAQCFITTDLDDNQIVAFHPGAMERASGIDVERFLPGVSVALVGPDDNQAMRRHAATLKARGVPLVCDPGQQLINFDGPGLLEFLAGARVYVVNDYEWAVTLDRTGLGEQALAARAGAIVVTRGAEGSTILEGGARTDVPAVKAAQVVDPTGCGDAFRAGLLVGLERGLPLETAARLGSVMGTLAVEQRGTQSVSADLATIRARYAGAFGPAPL, encoded by the coding sequence ATGTCGATCCTGATCACCGGCTCGCTCGCGATCGATCGCATCATGGTCTTCCAGGACCGCTTCAAGAACCACATCCTTCCCGAGAAGCTGCACATCCTGAGCATCAGCTTCCACGTGCCGACGCTCGACGAGTTCCAGGGCGGCTGCGCCGGCAACATCGCCCACGGGGTGAAGCTCCTGGGCGGGGACCCGCTGATCGTCGCGGCGGCGGGGCGTGACTTCGGCCCCTACGCGCAGTCGCTCGATGCGCGCGGCATCCGCCGCGACGGGATCGCGGTCTTCGAGGATGCCTACACGGCGCAGTGCTTCATCACCACCGACCTCGACGACAACCAGATCGTCGCCTTCCACCCGGGCGCGATGGAGCGCGCGAGCGGGATCGACGTGGAGCGCTTCCTGCCGGGCGTGTCGGTGGCGCTGGTCGGGCCCGACGACAACCAGGCGATGCGCCGCCACGCGGCCACGTTGAAGGCGCGCGGGGTGCCGCTCGTCTGCGACCCGGGCCAGCAGCTCATCAACTTCGACGGTCCCGGACTCCTCGAGTTCCTGGCCGGCGCGCGCGTCTACGTCGTGAACGACTACGAGTGGGCGGTGACGCTCGACCGCACGGGCCTCGGCGAGCAGGCGCTGGCGGCGCGCGCGGGCGCGATCGTGGTGACGCGCGGCGCGGAGGGCTCGACGATCCTCGAGGGCGGTGCGCGCACGGACGTGCCGGCCGTGAAGGCCGCGCAAGTGGTGGATCCGACCGGCTGCGGCGACGCCTTCCGTGCCGGGCTCCTGGTCGGCCTCGAGCGCGGCCTGCCTCTCGAGACCGCGGCACGGCTCGGCAGCGTCATGGGGACGCTCGCGGTCGAGCAGCGCGGCACCCAGTCGGTGAGCGCGGATCTCGCGACGATCCGGGCGCGCTACGCGGGTGCCTTCGGCCCGGCGCCGCTCTAG
- a CDS encoding NAD(P)/FAD-dependent oxidoreductase, which produces MRAELDVAIAGAGAVGLATAAALAAAGHTVAVLERGAGIARETTSRSSQVLHAGLYYPAGSWKARLCREGRERVYERCERLRIPCRRLGKLVVAVEEGERAALERLHALGTANGAPGLELVDGAVVRRLEPAVRAVAALVSPDTGIVDAHALCLSWLAEAEAHGAWLALRHEVVSIERHPEGFRVEAIDPGGLRVTLSCGALVNAAGLESDRVAALAGIDVDARGWRLRPCKGDYFALAPGAPLRVGRLVYPLPAGAGLGVHVTLDLGGRIRFGPDAEYVERPRYDVDPAKAQAFAAAAGRYLPGLRAEWLRPDQAGVRPKLAGPGEGFRDFVVEEASADGLPGLVNLIGIESPGLTAAPAIAARVASLLRGQSRRSGDSGGPA; this is translated from the coding sequence GTGCGGGCCGAGCTCGACGTCGCGATCGCCGGAGCGGGCGCCGTCGGGCTCGCGACGGCGGCGGCGCTGGCTGCGGCGGGGCACACGGTCGCGGTGCTGGAGCGGGGCGCGGGGATCGCCCGCGAGACCACCAGCCGCAGCTCGCAGGTCCTGCACGCGGGTCTCTACTACCCGGCTGGCTCGTGGAAGGCGCGCCTGTGCCGCGAGGGGCGCGAGCGCGTCTACGAGCGCTGCGAGCGGCTGCGCATCCCCTGCCGGCGCCTCGGCAAGCTGGTGGTGGCGGTGGAGGAGGGCGAGCGCGCGGCGCTCGAGCGGCTGCACGCGCTCGGCACCGCGAACGGTGCGCCCGGCCTCGAGCTCGTCGACGGCGCGGTGGTGCGCCGGCTCGAGCCGGCGGTGCGTGCGGTGGCGGCGCTGGTCTCGCCCGACACCGGGATCGTGGACGCGCACGCTCTCTGCCTGTCGTGGCTGGCCGAGGCCGAGGCCCATGGCGCCTGGCTGGCGCTCCGACACGAGGTCGTGTCGATCGAGAGGCACCCGGAGGGCTTCCGGGTCGAGGCGATCGACCCGGGTGGCCTGCGCGTCACGCTCTCGTGCGGGGCCCTCGTGAACGCGGCGGGGCTCGAGAGCGATCGCGTGGCGGCGCTCGCCGGCATCGACGTCGACGCGCGCGGCTGGCGGCTGCGACCCTGCAAGGGCGACTACTTCGCGCTGGCGCCCGGCGCGCCGCTGCGGGTGGGGCGGCTCGTCTATCCACTGCCGGCCGGCGCCGGCCTCGGCGTCCACGTGACCCTCGACCTCGGAGGTCGCATCCGCTTCGGGCCCGACGCCGAGTACGTCGAGCGCCCGCGCTACGACGTCGATCCGGCCAAGGCACAGGCCTTCGCGGCGGCCGCCGGCCGCTACCTGCCCGGCCTGCGCGCCGAGTGGCTGCGCCCCGACCAGGCCGGCGTTCGCCCGAAGCTCGCCGGGCCCGGTGAGGGCTTCCGCGACTTCGTCGTCGAGGAGGCGTCCGCCGACGGCCTGCCCGGCCTCGTCAACCTGATCGGGATCGAGTCCCCCGGCCTCACCGCCGCCCCCGCCATCGCCGCCCGCGTCGCCTCCCTGCTCCGGGGACAGTCCCGGCGATCCGGCGATTCCGGGGGCCCCGCCTAG